The following coding sequences lie in one Thermomicrobium sp. 4228-Ro genomic window:
- a CDS encoding (Fe-S)-binding protein — MDPSLEKVQEVWERETAIVEGVDISGPWNRMFGQRVIWDYTPDLIEEIAQLPGGESFAWCYQCGKCVPVCPVDVVGDYGPRKLYRRAQTGISLLDSPDLWLCTTCANCLRVCPKQVDMIQIMPAAREQAMLSGRSIPAELQEALENTAKYGNPLGQPARKREAWVKDAGVPVPILHQIQRPVEWLWWVECYPSYHPRGIDASIALARIFHALGLDFAILGREEKCAGDSQRLAGERGLFEMLAEENIRTLSKYEFQHIVVTDPHALNAFRKHYPKFGGHYDVWHYTTLLARELPRLRPLLTRALPYRVTFHDPCYLGRHNGEYDAPRQLIQALPGVEFVEMLRCRENSYCCGGGGGGMWLDSFAAGRQRRRLSEERVLEAVSTGADTLVVCCPYEVSRFEDAVKATGNEGRLQVRDIAELLAEAMGLSGEAAE, encoded by the coding sequence ATGGACCCCAGCCTGGAGAAGGTGCAAGAAGTCTGGGAACGTGAAACAGCGATCGTCGAAGGGGTCGATATTTCCGGCCCCTGGAACCGGATGTTCGGACAGCGGGTGATCTGGGACTACACCCCTGACCTCATCGAGGAGATCGCCCAGCTTCCCGGCGGCGAGTCGTTCGCCTGGTGCTACCAATGCGGCAAGTGCGTCCCGGTCTGTCCGGTCGATGTCGTGGGCGACTATGGCCCGCGCAAGTTGTACCGTCGGGCACAGACAGGGATCAGTCTCCTCGATTCGCCCGATCTCTGGCTGTGCACGACCTGCGCCAACTGCCTGCGGGTCTGCCCGAAGCAAGTCGATATGATCCAGATCATGCCGGCGGCGCGCGAACAGGCGATGCTGAGCGGTCGATCGATTCCCGCCGAGCTCCAGGAGGCGCTCGAGAACACCGCGAAGTACGGGAACCCGCTCGGCCAGCCGGCACGAAAGCGCGAAGCGTGGGTCAAGGACGCCGGCGTGCCGGTGCCGATCCTGCACCAGATTCAGCGCCCGGTGGAGTGGTTGTGGTGGGTCGAATGTTACCCCTCGTATCACCCGCGCGGGATCGACGCCTCCATCGCGCTCGCTCGCATCTTCCACGCTCTCGGTCTCGATTTCGCCATCCTCGGTCGTGAGGAGAAGTGCGCGGGCGATTCTCAGCGGCTGGCTGGTGAGCGCGGTCTCTTCGAAATGCTGGCGGAGGAGAACATCCGCACGCTGTCCAAGTATGAGTTCCAGCACATCGTCGTGACTGACCCGCATGCGCTCAATGCCTTCCGCAAGCACTATCCGAAGTTCGGTGGTCACTACGACGTCTGGCACTATACGACGCTCCTGGCCCGGGAACTGCCGCGTTTGCGACCGCTGTTGACGCGAGCGCTCCCGTACCGTGTGACCTTCCACGACCCCTGTTATCTCGGACGGCACAACGGTGAGTACGATGCGCCGCGCCAGCTCATCCAAGCGCTGCCGGGTGTGGAATTCGTCGAAATGCTGCGCTGTCGTGAGAACTCCTACTGCTGCGGTGGCGGTGGTGGCGGGATGTGGCTGGACAGCTTCGCAGCCGGTCGCCAGCGGCGGCGCCTCTCCGAAGAGCGCGTTCTCGAAGCGGTGAGCACCGGTGCCGACACGCTGGTGGTGTGCTGTCCGTACGAAGTCTCACGCTTCGAGGATGCTGTCAAGGCCACCGGCAACGAGGGACGGCTTCAGGTGCGCGATATCGCTGAACTACTCGCCGAGGCGATGGGGCTGAGCGGGGAGGCAGCAGAATGA
- a CDS encoding electron transfer flavoprotein subunit beta/FixA family protein: protein MTIAVILEQVPDVVEELEIAPSGTDLDRDTVTYVLNEYDDHALEEALLLAEASGDTVVAIGIETTGEIDQALYTALAKGAHRAIKLVGDFEGSWLSTRATAELLVPVLRDLAPQLVLTGVQAPDDLDGQLAPTLAALLDWPHASVVIGTEFANGHVRARKELWGGMTLTVEFVPPAVLGIQAARQAPRYVPVSRVRQVMREATIEEIEVALPPHASITVERLYVPEASGQAELLTGSPAEIADRILELLRTRGLL from the coding sequence ATGACCATCGCAGTCATTCTCGAGCAGGTTCCGGACGTTGTCGAGGAACTGGAGATCGCACCCTCGGGAACCGATCTCGACCGGGATACCGTGACCTACGTGCTGAACGAGTACGACGATCATGCGCTCGAGGAGGCTCTCCTGCTGGCCGAAGCGAGCGGGGACACCGTCGTCGCGATCGGTATCGAGACGACAGGCGAGATCGACCAGGCCCTCTATACCGCGCTGGCCAAAGGCGCACACCGTGCCATCAAGCTGGTGGGCGACTTCGAGGGAAGCTGGCTGAGCACGCGGGCGACCGCCGAACTGCTCGTCCCGGTGCTGCGCGACCTCGCGCCGCAGCTCGTCCTGACCGGCGTGCAAGCGCCTGACGACCTCGACGGTCAGCTGGCACCAACGCTCGCTGCCCTGCTCGACTGGCCGCACGCCAGCGTGGTGATCGGTACCGAGTTCGCCAACGGGCACGTGCGGGCACGCAAGGAACTGTGGGGCGGCATGACACTCACCGTTGAGTTCGTACCGCCCGCAGTTCTCGGTATCCAGGCTGCTCGCCAAGCACCGCGCTACGTACCGGTGAGCCGTGTTCGGCAGGTCATGCGGGAGGCGACGATCGAAGAAATCGAGGTCGCGTTGCCACCCCATGCCTCCATCACGGTCGAACGCCTTTATGTGCCGGAAGCATCAGGCCAAGCTGAGCTCCTCACGGGAAGCCCAGCCGAGATCGCCGATCGCATCCTCGAACTCTTGCGTACGCGCGGACTGCTGTGA